From a single Drosophila sulfurigaster albostrigata strain 15112-1811.04 chromosome 3, ASM2355843v2, whole genome shotgun sequence genomic region:
- the LOC133846202 gene encoding acyl-CoA-binding protein yields the protein MDFDAIVEKSKAFSSKPPPEVYLEFYGLYKQVNSGDVNIEKPADAEGAAKYEAWLSRKGLSVDAAKAAYIALYEKYAPIYT from the exons ATGGAT TTCGATGCAATTGTGGAAAAGTCCAAGGCCTTCAGCAGCAAGCCTCCCCCAGAGGTCTATCTGGAGTTCTATGGCCTCTACAAGCAGGTCAACTCCGGCGATGTGAACATCGAGAAGCCTGCCGATGCTGAGGGTGCTGCCAAATACGAGGCTTGGCTGAGCCGCAAGGGATTGTCCGTGGATGCTGCCAAGGCTGCCTACATTGCTCTCTATGAGAAATACGCTCCCATCTATAcgtaa
- the LOC133846201 gene encoding acyl-CoA-binding protein homolog, with translation MYIKAVCKPNQHSDAVNTALAKDNMDFNTATEKAKSFTKTPTNDEFLEFYGLYKQATVGDNTTAEPGTLDLKGKAKWAAWSKHKGLSQDAAKAAYIATYEKYAPKYA, from the exons ATGTATATAAAGGCTGTGTGTAAGCCCAATCAGCACTCAGACGCAGTTAATACAGCTCTAGCCAAAGACAACATGGAT TTCAACACCGCCACCGAGAAAGCCAAGAGCTTCACCAAGACCCCCACCAATGATGAGTTCTTGGAATTCTACGGTCTCTACAAGCAGGCCACCGTTGGTGACAACACCACCGCTGAGCCCGGCACCTTGGATCTGAAGGGCAAGGCCAAGTGGGCCGCATGGAGCAAGCACAAGGGTCTATCCCAGGATGCCGCCAAGGCTGCATACATTGCCACCTACGAGAAGTACGCTCCCAAATACGCTTAG